In the genome of Mangifera indica cultivar Alphonso chromosome 9, CATAS_Mindica_2.1, whole genome shotgun sequence, the window GTTTTGTAACATTTTTGGGGCCTTTCGGAAACCAAACCATTTCCGAAACGCTGAAACTCTCATTCTGCTTTTCTGTGCTTGCTTGGTTATTTGCCTAAACTCCAATCTTTCAGCGTGTTGTTGATCCTCTTTATTTTCCTCAGAGCTGAAACTTGTGACAGATTCTTTCATTGGTCCACTACTAGTTTGAAGGTAGAGTAGAACATTGACACCACACTCTTTCACTTCGTAACATTCAAGACGTCTAAAATCCTCATCTTCAATATAGAATTGAAACAAAACTTCACTATTGAAACAGAATTGGGCAGACCAAGAAGCTTCGTAACCCAAGAATATGTGGTCTGAGTCTGGAGTCTCCATAACGTTCCAAGAACCCTCGGCCTTTTGCGCATATTGCCCACCATCTGATTTTAGATGCAACTCGTATTTAACGTTGAAGTCTTTCACCTCATCATGATGGTCTCGGGGTGATATAACAATGCAGAAAAGTAAACCTACTAGGTCACCATTTAAACCGCCCGGTAGCAACTTTATAAATGATCCCTTACTTTGGAAGGTAAACCACTGAGGGATTGAACTTCCAGGATATAATATCCATTTTCCATTTGTACCGTAACCAAATGATTCCTGTACAGTGAAAATCTTCAG includes:
- the LOC123225851 gene encoding disease resistance protein RPP2B-like, whose product is MVCLKKLKGLTLRGYNFKECVDLMLSCLSGFQFLSGLDLSNCCITELPSSLGELTSLQSLNIGFNKFKSIPASIINLSKLSWLNVRGCDVLKSFPELPSSLKYLYAYDCYSLELLSSLPISWSTAWGLEEVNFSNCFKLDQSVLEGIVKSAPQNIQPSATESFGYGTNGKWILYPGSSIPQWFTFQSKGSFIKLLPGGLNGDLVGLLFCIVISPRDHHDEVKDFNVKYELHLKSDGGQYAQKAEGSWNVMETPDSDHIFLGYEASWSAQFCFNSEVLFQFYIEDEDFRRLECYEVKECGVNVLLYLQTSSGPMKESVTSFSSEENKEDQQHAERLEFRQITKQAQKSRMRVSAFRKWFGFRKAPKMLQNLSEAFRQFKKDRKRVAESRQFENKRKRVSELI